The proteins below come from a single Aegilops tauschii subsp. strangulata cultivar AL8/78 chromosome 6, Aet v6.0, whole genome shotgun sequence genomic window:
- the LOC109757411 gene encoding protein PHOSPHATE-INDUCED 1, whose product MATIALVVVAMVLSLAQLSAGSRRLMELYVPPESDRLTYHQGGVLSGDIPVSILWYGKFTPAQRSIVSDFVVSLNSAPDGAATPSVGQWWGTIEQLYLSKAAAANGEAAATHVLLAEQVTDEQCSLGTSLTLAQIDQLAASIGAKKGGIALVFTDEDVAVEGFCSSRCGRHGSSAGDDSTHIWVGNSVKQCPGQCAWPFAQPQYGPQRAPLVAPNGNVGMDGMVMVLATMVAGTVSNPYGDGYYQGPKGASLEACTACPGVYGSGAYPGYAGNLLVDPTTGASYNANGANGRKYLLPALYDPATASCNTLV is encoded by the coding sequence ATGGCTACGATTGCTCTGGTAGTAGTGGCCATGGTGCTCAGCCTGGCGCAGCTCTCCGCCGGGAGCAGGAGGCTGATGGAGCTGTACGTACCTCCGGAGAGCGACCGGCTCACGTACCACCAGGGCGGCGTGCTCAGCGGCGACATCCCCGTGTCCATCCTCTGGTACGGCAAGTTCACGCCCGCGCAGAGGTCCATCGTCTCCGACTTTGTCGTCTCGCTAAACTCCGCGCCTGACGGGGCCGCCACGCCCTCGGTCGGGCAGTGGTGGGGCACCATCGAGCAGCTCTACCTGTCCAAGGCGGCTGCCGCCAACGGCGAGGCCGCCGCCACGCACGTTCTCCTCGCCGAGCAGGTGACCGACGAGCAGTGCTCCCTCGGCACGTCGCTCACCCTGGCCCAGATCGACCAGCTCGCCGCGAGCATCGGCGCCAAGAAGGGCGGCATCGCGCTGGTGTTCACCGACGAGGACGTCGCCGTGGAGGGCTTCTGCAGCAGCCGGTGCGGCAGGCACGGGTCGTCCGCCGGCGACGACTCCACGCACATCTGGGTCGGCAACTCCGTGAAGCAGTGCCCCGGGCAGTGCGCGTGGCCGTTCGCGCAGCCGCAGTACGGGCCGCAGCGCGCGCCCCTGGTGGCGCCCAACGGCAACGTCGGGATGGACGGCATGGTGATGGTCCTCGCCACCATGGTGGCCGGCACCGTGAGCAACCCGTACGGGGACGGCTACTACCAGGGCCCCAAGGGCGCGTCCCTGGAGGCGTGCACGGCGTGCCCCGGCGTCTACGGCAGCGGCGCGTACCCGGGCTACGCCGGCAACCTGCTCGTCGACCCCACCACCGGCGCTAGCTACAATGCCAACGGCGCCAACGGGAGGAAGTACCTGCTCCCGGCATTGTACGACCCCGCCACGGCCTCCTGCAACACGCTTGTCTAG